The Helicoverpa zea isolate HzStark_Cry1AcR chromosome 2, ilHelZeax1.1, whole genome shotgun sequence DNA window AATAAGTATCACTACATTGCTATATTATAAATCGGAGTCTTCAAACGTCagcgataaactcaaaaacgactgcACATACTTTCATGCGGTTTTCTCCAAAAGATATAGTGATTGATTAATGAGGAAGgttcaaatataatatttatattcgtacacaGCTGTTTAATTTAAAGACAGAAAGAGTGATTTATGCTTAGAAGCTAGGATCCGATGTATTGATGCCTATAACATTATTATAGCTAGCTGCTAAAATATCTCCCTTGTGGCTTACAGAGCAACGTATCGAAAGCGGTTCAGTATCAAAATTATAGTGGCGATTGACACCTAGTAGCAGACTGGCAAGCTGCCATGCTGTTATAGGCACAAACTTATAACTAAACgtataaaaaaactatgtatAAGCTAGTTATCTGTACATCCGACCATAGCTCTTCTGTTAGTGTCGGCATACGATTTGGTACTGAGCATATTTCAATGCGCAATAAGATGAAGAATATTCTAGAACGATATCCCAGCATGAATCTTAAAGCACTAGTATGTTTACTCACAAGATATTCAACCCCACGAAGATAAGATCTGAGCTTGAAGATCCCACTATAATACCGTGTACCACAGGTCAAGTAATAGAGATTTCCAAGTACAAGGTAGTAGCAAATTAAACTTGTTTAGCTGCACTTTTCCCGCATTATTCACTTATACCGTATATGTGATGCCCTCTGATCTCGCCGCAAAGATGGCGCGGCGGCACTCTCTTATTAAAAGCTTTACAAGATTCCGGGGAGCCCGCAGTCTATTGTTCGAGATACTCCACATTGTTCGGCATTAAAGCCTTCTTCAAATAAATTAGGAATTCTAGAACTAATTTTGACACACTacagtttattttcaaaagaagATTTAGTaagatttaattttcatttcatccagtaattttattcatcatctgcctagccttctcCCAACTAATTTGGTGTCGGTTTAGTGCAGTGAtagtttaaccggatgcagggactgcctatctgacctcctctacccagttaccTGATCAACAATAACTTCTAGGTAAGACCTCATCCAGTAACTTTATTGTTATCATTTTTTCAAACTGTAAACAGTCTACGTATTGTtagtttaatttacaaaaatatcattGACAAAAGCAGCAAGCCAAAGGTTAAAGTTTCGGATAGGGATTAAACTTCGGTATTTATAAGCTAGTTGCAAAACTTTGTGGATACATTTCACTATGGTTTGCAACAGCAATTTTGGCTTTGCCACTTTGGACGGAGACAAAATCACTTCCGATCCGACCAATATAGGAGTAATAAAGCACTTGATGATACTGCAAGCTACATTTAGCAAGTGATTACAGATTtctaacataataatttaccGTCACCTCATTACTGTTCATAATTTCTACTCTAACAACTAGGTATAGAACAAAAAGTGACATCAATCACGCCGCGACCGATAACCGACGGATGTCGTTAACAGTCGTTCGTATCTCTCGAATAACAAACTTCCTTACGTCGACTTCCTTGGCGAATGGTTATTTACGGACTGTTGTCGTGTTAACTTTGAGTGTTGCTGAGCTGATGACTTGGCtgaagtttcaataaaatacttTGGTAAAGcggtttttgttttgattgttttCTGATAAGTCGATAAGTGCGACCTATTTTTAACTCGCTTTATAACGCTAATTTTTACCATCGTCAACGGACATCGATAGGTTGGAACGACGAGAAAAAAATTGTAGTCAAAATTAACACATCCGCGTACAACAGTTTAGAGAAAACACAAACTAAAGACAAGAAAAGTGTTGAAGGGAACAAGAAATAAAGCCTTCAAGTGCTTTCAGCTCTAACGTGTAACAAAGCTATCAAAAACAGCAGTCACGAGTGTGCTCGACACAGCCCATATTTCAAATGAGCCCGCCTCCGAGCTACACTGGGGACTATAAAAACTACTACTGCCGGATATACATTTCCGAAAACTAATAGACGATGACGTACAAAATACACCCCAATGATCATCAAAGAAACTGTTGAAAACGTTCTCATTCCAAACGCATTCTTAAAAAGAGGTTTTGAAAGAATTTCGATTTGAATTTCGTAAACAATTTGACCATCGAGAAATAATTTCTGtatttaaaagttatattaCATCACACTATTTTGCGGTTTCATTAAATACTTATATGACTTATTATGACATGCATAATGTCATGTGCAATATTTGAAGTTATGGCAAAGAAATTAATGCGCCGGTCACCAATCTTAACTGCAAAATGCGAGTGCTATGGAATACGCTTACTCAAAGTCGGGAGCGGGGTGGAACGGAAAGCTAAGGAAGCCTGAAGCTAAAATTGCGAAGGAATTGCTTCTCCGTATGAAAATAAGGCATGGGAGATACTATAACGGAACTATGACATAATGTTGAAACTGGATTTTTCCTAGAACAGATTGATTCTATTACTACAAAcgataatgaaaaataatttgttacataAGCTTGATAGTGCTTAGTCTGAGGTGAAACACTAGCCAGATGATGAATAAATCTCCCGTCTTGATTCCGATTTCTTCGGCACAAATTCAACTATAAACAATGACGTAGGTCGACcgcaaaagatttatttatataaaaaaactcaTTGTATGTAAAAATGGAACATTCGTCACTCAGTACATTTTACGGACGAACGTAAATTGGACAAAATGACCAATTTTAAGGGGAAATTGAATCGATATTTACGATAATGCGAAATGTCCCTTTAGAGATTTCTTTAACCACCCACAGAGAATGTTTTTTGGTAATAAACCACTGTTTTTGGAGAAACCTCATTGTCATGTCTACCGAAGATTGCTGTTTTCGGAATTTGGGCGTTGCTACTCAATAAATCTTCTATCATACATTTGTGTTCTTCCTAAAACAGTCAATCAGTGATTTCCAAACGATTTACGGTTTTATATTGTTGAATTGATTACTTCAACACCTACGTTttgaaatagattttttatggCCATTATGGTAACAAGACAGTTATGAATGATGGTCATACCAGCCAGCAGGAACGTGTCAAGTCGCAATGTTTATCGCCTCACCTGCAACAAGAAAATCTTGATAagcattttgaaataaaagaaagtgTTGTAATAGTTATGAGACAAAAATATTACAGACTAGACATTGCGACATGCGGCAGTGGCAATTTAAAATTGGTCGCGAGAAGTTTACAGACGAGAGTTAAgaaattaattgatttgattAAATGAACGACATTCGCGGCCACATTATtgggaattaaataataaaattccaaTTATTATTCTGTCGCTTTGAGATAATAATAGATCAGGTAGagttaaataattcaattgaaATATAGCTTGAAGAAACTACAATTTTAGCGGTTCTatagaaaatacataagtatgAAAGGTTATCTTTTCCAATAAGTGTTAATCAAAGGAATGTCGTCTAGTTTTGCAGCAATTCctaaagttacaaaataaactagcATTTAATACGAAAAACACAATGACTGCAATAATTTTATGTAACAGATAGCCAGGCTATATCGTGTGTAATATCACGATGAAAACACGGTATATTAAGTAAACTAattctttgtaaaaataattattcaaaatgtcTCCGCGGAGACGGACACTGTGCTTCGTCGTCACTTTATTATCACTCAACGTAAGttcattaacattatttatctCTGTAACTTTGAGGATAAAGACTCTGATTGATAACAcaacttttttacttttacagAATGCTCTTGTGTCTGTGACAAGTGTTGATGTTGGGCCTGGCCTATCGGAGTATTACCCAGCTTCAAGTTTGCAGACTCCTCCACTCACAAATCCTTTCTTATCTGCTGCATCTGCTAATAGAGTATTACCAGATAATTTTCCGGGCACGCCAAAGATATATCCGAATCCTCGATTAGGTTTGAACAACGCATCGCCTTACGGGTCTTATCCGCAAAGCATTACACCTAATACCGTTCCGACGTTCTATCCCAATCCAAATGTGTTACCAACATATTCGACATACATACCACACCCTGACAAATCGGTTTCGTTACCGATTGTTGAAAAAACCGACGGATTTTATTCTCCAGATGTAGATTCTTTGACGATAATAGAAAATAACTCTCCCATCACACAAACGGTTCAAGTGGATATCGATACCAATTCGTTCGACTTCCCAAATGCAGATGTGGCCAACATCTACCAACCACCCGTATCTGCACAGATACCAGCGACTCCATTGGTGTTGGCGTCTCCGCAACCTACGAATCCTCTCTTAGCTGGTGGTGCTAATAGAATTTTTGCAGAATCTTTGCCAGTTAGCCAAAGAATGTTTCCAAATCCTAGATTGTTGAATGCATTTCCTTATGGGTCTTGTCAGTCAGACGCTACGGTCACCACACTTCCGACATCTTGTTGTGCAACTCCGAACGTGTACACCACACATTCTGCTTATACTCCACTGGTCGAAAATACGATCGCTACAAATCCGTTTCCGATAGCTAAACAAATAacagatttatatttttctccAGGCTTGGACTCGTTGACTGTTATTGAAAATAGTTCTCCAATAACACAAAGTGTGCAAGTAGATGTCGATACAAATTCCTTCGACTTCCCGTCTGCTGATGTGGCTAACATTTACCAAGCACCAATTTCAGCACAGATGTCAGCAACTCCTTTGGTGTTGGCAACTCCGCAACTTGCGAATCCTTTTGTAGCAGGTGGTACTAATAGAGTTTGTCCAGAAACTTTGCCAGTTACCCAAACAATATTTCCAAATCCTGGATTAAGTTGGAACGCAATCCCCTACGGGTCTTATCAGCCCGACTGTACGGTCAGCACCCTTCCATCATCAGGGTGTGCAGCTCCAAATGCTTACGCATCATATTCTCCTTACACGAGCATCCCACTAATCGAAAATACGATTTCTACGAATCCATTGCCGATAGTTGAACAAATATCCGATACAATTTATGCTCCAGAGTTAGACTCCCTGACTATAATAGAAAACAGTTCCCCTATAACACAAACTGTGCAAGTAGATGTCGATACAAATTCCTTCGATTTCCCAAGTGCAAATGTAGTAGATATCTATCAGACACCAATTACTGTGCAAACGGCCCCGACGCCTCAGGTGTCGCCGGTTATATCAGTTACTCCGCCCCTACCCGAAATCTTGCCGGTGCAAAATTATGTACAAGAAATTTGTCCGCAGACAATAGAGCCGTGTATAACTCCTATAGTGCCTATAGACACTTCAGCTACAATTCTTCCGTCATACGATGTAGGATATTGTCAGCCGTATCCGATTACATTACAAGTGAATATGCCACCGCCTTGTATCTCGGAGCCAGTGATAGCAATTATAAATCCATGCCAAAATCAGCCTCAACCTCAGCCTGCTCCCTGTGGCTATCCATCTTACGATCCTTCATTTGCAATGCCTCTCCAACCGATCATAGTGTTGGAAAAATCTAATTCTAACTGGAAGAATATCCTTCCAATACTTCTGTTGACTCTTTTTGACGGCTGTGGGAACTGTGGTGGGGGTTACGGCAACTGTGGTGGGGGTTGTGGCAACTCTCAATGTACGAGTACCCCTATTCCATTCCCAATAGTGATTCCTGTAAATAATCCTGTTGTTACTACGGGTCGTTCAGGACGCGGTAGAAGTAAAAGTAAGCCTGCAAGCGGGGGTGACGCTGAAGGTGCCAAAGGGGCAGAATGAGGAAATAGCTGGGAATTATTGCTACAGTGCTGGAACCTGTAGATGTTAAATAATGACCATTGTTTTATAATACAATCAGTTTGTAGAAGAAAAGAGACATTCTATTTTTACCCACTTAATTGTTTgttgtatattgttattttaatattagctAAAACAAATGTGTTTTCGTGGAAACCTTTACATTATACGAAAATAGCCTTAAGTAAATGTTATTctatttaataaaatccttGTTCGATGatgataaaatcttttattttcctTCCTTTCACAACAACACACGTGTTAGTAGTTATGTCTGTTTTAAGTAGTTCCAGCCCACTTGGTTCCACGTGGAGCGTTCTTACTTGAGGACCGTCTTAAGGGAAAAGGCaacattttatcattatttttcttatgttACTACTTCCTACATTATCTCGGCAACAATGAATCAAATATTACTTGCACACGATTATTAATATGTAACTCACATTTCCATATCTTGGGACCAAGATATTTTGAATcgtcatgaaaaatatttttcttctgcgCAAAAGTCCGTGGCTTAAAAATGTATTCACAAAAACGGAGTAACTTCTAAATGGTGTCAGCCATTTTGTGTTCACATACTGCTGAGAGCTTTGCATAAAGCCAGCGACGTCGCATTCGTCGTAGAAGGAACATAGGACAAATgcttttaattcatttgtaCACCTACAAGATGTCAAGGCGATTTATAATTCTGAAGGAGCAACactgtatgtatatgtaaagaaaaatattgttgtttatgTTCAATGTGTAATcgaaagaaaaattaataagtagAGCAAGTagattaatcatcatcatcttgtCTTTGTTGAAAATGGAACTCCACCGTTGATTTCCAAAACGACTTTTTGGATGCTATTACAAAAAAGATAAACAGACGTTCGACAATTGCTGAAGAAAAATTCCGATAGGAACGTCTTTTTAACTTCTTCACCGTTACAGTTCAGATATGAATTCTCTTAATATAAATCTCTgatcttttttaaaataataactaactCCAACCAATGAGTATTAGTTTGAAAATTCGCTACTCTCCACGTCTGCTCAGCCTATATCGTACATTTATTACTCTACGCCTAACAGAATATGAGCGTGATAGATGAGACTATAAAACTCCAAGTAGCTGAACACTCATATGCTGTAATGTATTTCTTACATCATGTGTATGTAAGAAAAGGGACATACTTTGTTGGAGAACGCTGTCTGTGACAAAGTTAAAATATTGCAAGACGAAAGATCTAAAAGAAAGTAGCAGACAAGAGGATGGTTGCTggtaaagttttttttgctaTAACGTGCGACATATACCCCCGTAATGATATACCTAACTTCTCAATTAGCATACCATTCATACGTCAGCCTCAGAAACAGATGATGAACTATACATAGATGCTCCTTAAATATAGCCAAATTTTTAGGTCCGAAAAACCTTTGGCgacacttaaaaaaatatataaaacttctTGTACTCATCAGCATATCGACATATCCTTAATTATTGATCATCAACTCCACATACCTGTTTTATATTCCCAATATTTCACAGCATTAAAGCTTGCACGTATAACTTTGTGTGTTTACGTTAACTGTAATTAAACTGAATGGACGAGTCGAGGAATACCGTTTGCCAGTAATTGTTGCCAGATAAAAACAATTTGCACGCGAAAACGTTGCCCTCACGCGACAACTTCTTTGCTTTTATACGTATTTACATGTTGttaaaagtaacaaataaagTTCGAATATTTCATGGTGCATCAATGATTTAATGCTGCCTTATACTGGCTATGCAATTATGATACTAAGATCATCACGGTTGTCATCGTAATTTTAAAGAGGTGAGCCTTTTTGGGCGCTATATAGCTGGCATGCAACTTTTGACCCAATAATGTTTACGGTTAAATGTAGATGTGAGACGATCCACATAGTTAGATGTCTCGTTTTTCAATTCGCGAGCTATATCAGTCTCTAGAATAAGGTTTAGAGGCGGAGGATACCCATAGACTATAATATGATCGATTTGGAACTAAACTCTACAATCAAAATGTTATTACGCTGTAATTAAAGAACATTGTTCACACAACTGTCGTTCTATGAATGTCAGCCACGTTTAGTGCTCACAAAGGAATAAAAACGTACAACAATAACGTTCGTACATTTTTGTCTCACACGTTTGAATCTGGCCCAAGGGACGCTGTGTTCCATAGTAAATCGCTCCGTGAGAAATGGGTACCGCAATCTATTAGGATAAAACCGTCCTTTTTCTTACCCAAAGATATGAAAGAAAAAGATAGCTTGTCTGGTTATGTCAGTTTGTTATTATCAAGGAATCCTTCATAGATGCCTGATTCAGAGggttttttattatgttttatgatgATCACAAAcagttacaatatttattaattcagaTAATTTCATAAGACTAAATTGTACGCTTTGAGAGATTCAATTAAGTAACTAATGTGAAAATTACGCTGAACAAGCAAATAATAGGCagaaataatattaacaatagGTAGAAATTATCAAAACCTATTCCAAGTATATTGGCACTACCTACATGGCACATTTTCCAATCAAacttagttaattaaataaagttctattCGAGTCCATTTCCAGGAACATTTGTACGATATAAGTGTTACAATTTTCAATCAAACATTCGGTTATTAATAGCGAAACCGATCGATTACCGCCTGCCATTACAAGGGTTCATTCAACATTTTGCAAACTTCCTTATTTGCATAAAGTAAGCATGatagattttataatattatctgtgatattattatgtatgaacTAAAATGTTCGAGCGTAGTTATAGAATAGTACCTTCTTAGACCAGACATTCGAAAAGCAACACATTTGTCTTAAAGTCGTATCAAAtctctgtttaactttttggttttaagaaacacaattaatttttaactaaGCAGCTATGTAAGATTCGAACCTCATAGATACTAATCTAAtagaataaacaaacaaagataaattcCCCTATCGAGTGAGCACGTGAGATAATTTACGTTAACGTTTCTAAATCGATAAGATAAGGGGAACTCATTGATGTAACAACTATGAGTATAAAATATCTCCCATTAAGAAAGTTCACTTGATGTCTTATCGGCAGCCAGACACAAATGAGTCAGTTAATATagctatttattaattaaatatgaaattaatcatttattttagtgCCATATTTTCGatagttttatttagttatacGGTAAGTTTAGAcgacatacctacttattattattatttttttttattctaagttGTTACCTACGTACCAACTGAAATTAGCTCGTTAGGTAAAAgctaaactaaattaaaaccttatttacatgtgcataaaatttaatttcaaacaacAGGAAACGTACCGCAGTTTTCAAACAAATAGCCGCACAAGGAAAATCTAAGTTGGCAAGCGAACACAAAGAGTTCCGGAACCTCTTTAACTTTTCGACTTTCCTACAGCTACATTCCTATAAGTTCAATGATCTATCGAACGACTAGGACACATGTATCGACAATTCGGTCTACAGCCATCTtatataattgtttttgttacaggAGACTGAAGTATCGGCTCAAGGAATCTACCCATATTATGGCGGTAGTCCTCTCACAATCTCCGACAGCCACAATGATGACGACTTCGGCCTCCTTCTCACTGTCCTACTCCTAGCAACCAGGAATAACAACGGTGGTTGCTGCGGTTGCTGCAACTGCGGGGGGCAAAATATACCCATACCGTACCCCATACCCATACCGACGAACAACCCTATAATAACTACATCAGGAAGAAATAATAACGATGATTGCAATGGTGGAAATGGAGATACAGTCAATGTTATCACGGAGAATGAATCGAATGTGTCGACAGAAGCCGAGGCAAATAATGACCTGGAtaacgaaaataataatgagtcaTCAGCCCGATCCATGGCACAAAACAATCCAGACCCAATGGCGGCCCTACAATAagaatatctatttatttcctaacttaatgtttaatttatgacAACACTCTAAAAACGATTAATAAACATGATGAGAAAGCGGTATCATCAATTTTATTGACAGCCAATTTCCCTTAATATAGTAAAATTTTGGCTTGCACACACCCAACTTTAAATATCCAAGGTCTAAAAGAGATTGATGGACAAACAATTTAGGATATTAACGTTTATTATATTAGGAAAATACCTAAAATAACATGATGGTAgtagttaattaaataagtaacaCCTACGTTTAATGGGATAAATATCAAAGTTGAAAACGAAATGGTAGACTTTGGTCAAATTGTTCAGCGAATCCTAGTTATTTTGTCCTCCGTGATCGAATCCAACTCTTGAAGAGTAAGTATGCTCTTTAGAAGAAAAGTAAAACAGTCTAGTCATTTAATACTTAGATAGTAGATTATATCGATTAagtaaagtacaaaaattaatcGTCAGCAAAATATAGGCTTAGAATATTCACGCACCATTTTCCAGTCTTGCTCATGACTTTTTGAGTCAGACATTTTTCCTTTGATCTCCACGATGTCGACGGAGCAACGCAGCGTGATAAAAAATGGCTTTTTTCAtgataattctatttttaaacttttgaaatATAAACTGTTTAATGCATGTGCATAAACTCCGTTATAAtgatacatattatgtagagAAGTGCTTAATAGATGAGTAGCCAAGCAATGTATAATCAAAGCAATCTAAATAATGTAAGACCAGTTAGAATGTGTTTTATTCGAGGAAATAGTATCACTAGCAATCTGGATTAGCATTTCTATTGAGCCATTAACGGATTGCAAGATTGTTTATTGCCAATGTTTGTAGCTTTATAGTTAATCATCTCTCTTCTTCGAACTGGTTACTGGCTGTTTTTGTTGATAGTTAAAATAAATcccgttttatttattataagaaaaacatCACAAGTGGCGCGCATTTTAGGATAAATAAGAGTCCCTTATGGTTTTCCAAAAGATTTTATATTAGAGTACTAGCCAATTCGTCTACAGCAATtacagcaaaaaatatacattttaggCTTACTGAAAGAAGTCTACGAagtgacattttatttaaaccatTTTAACACACAGTTTATAAAAATCTGAAGGCTTATTCTACACATTACTTTCAGTTACTGATCATTTATCTTGTTtataaaattcacttttttCTCTGCACGGTGACAGCGCTGCGCATAGACAGTCAACCAACTAAGACTGCTTTATCTCACTTTATGCTTAAATGTTTTTTCTAATTTGTCAGCTGCGACAGATTGCAGTGTTCGAgacgtaaatatttataacgCTACAGATAAGCTAGGAAAATGCAGATAAGAAATAGTGACGGGTTGGTTTATAGAGTGCATTCGTTTTTTAAACAGTTCGTAAATCAAATTCTGTCTATTTTCGAAACTTGGCCTTTACGTCGTAAATGACTTAAGTTCTAGCCTAAAGTAATATGCtgatcataatatttttgaagaGTCACGTACACCGCTTTCTTTATTTAGTTTGTGAATAtaaaataccattgaattgaaaaCCCTGGGAATAAGATAATTTTTCACAACGCCTTTACACGATTTTGTGTGCAAAAGAAAAGCCTTTGAAAACCTCAAATCATTCGATCGCCTTTTATCCTTTTGAGCGTAAATTATGTACATTGTAAtgtttctaagtaatttttgcCATTACGAAAATTATTCGCACTTTTCTCGACTTTTCCATTTGTTACTTCAGTTCTAAACCTATGTTATAGTTTCTGTCAATTTAGTCAAAAAACTGTTgagaaattgtaataaaaattattggtaacccaaatgtaatgaaaataaaacaaaataattctcAAATTGTCTTTCCAATTCACGTCATTTGTCAACACAATGTAACCCGTCTCATAAAAAGTATTGAGATGCATCACAGCAATAcgagtagatatttttttagatgtGTAATTAATCAATCACTTTACATTGCAAATGCGAGCACAGCATCGTAAACTCGATAAAACTAGCTAACTAGTCCACGGCGACGCTTGCATTTTTACAGGACACACATCATTTTGAAGATAACAAAGGAATACTTTtcgtattaaataaattatgctcAGATTTTTTGGAGAACGCCGTTAGGAATGAGTTCTTAGTCAAATTGCTTTTAGGGTGGAGAGTTATGGCAATTATATCCAAAAAATAACCTTACCTCTATATTGTCTACTGTACACACATCTACAACAGCTAAATAATTCTTGACATGTATCATAATTggagtgtaggacgtcctcaggtacggtggagtgatgacttgcgcaagacggctggcaggagctggatgcgagcagccgaaaatcgatctcagtggcgtgcact harbors:
- the LOC124643520 gene encoding uncharacterized protein LOC124643520 isoform X1 — protein: MKLIIYFSAIFSIVLFSYTETEVSAQGIYPYYGGSPLTISDSHNDDDFGLLLTVLLLATRNNNGGCCGCCNCGGQNIPIPYPIPIPTNNPIITTSGRNNNDDCNGGNGDTVNVITENESNVSTEAEANNDLDNENNNESSARSMAQNNPDPMAALQ
- the LOC124643520 gene encoding uncharacterized protein LOC124643520 isoform X2, which produces MKFHSRGNKETEVSAQGIYPYYGGSPLTISDSHNDDDFGLLLTVLLLATRNNNGGCCGCCNCGGQNIPIPYPIPIPTNNPIITTSGRNNNDDCNGGNGDTVNVITENESNVSTEAEANNDLDNENNNESSARSMAQNNPDPMAALQ